The Parachlamydia acanthamoebae genome includes a region encoding these proteins:
- the trxA gene encoding thioredoxin: protein MAEQLKYLDDKNFQETISKGVTLVDFYADWCGPCRMIAPVIEQLATEMDGKATIAKLDIENAQETTADLGVTSIPTIILFKDGAEVRRVVGLKDIDALRQLITAAL, encoded by the coding sequence ATGGCAGAACAATTAAAATATTTAGATGATAAAAATTTTCAAGAAACCATTTCTAAGGGTGTAACCTTAGTTGATTTTTACGCAGATTGGTGTGGTCCTTGCCGTATGATTGCTCCTGTGATTGAACAGCTAGCCACAGAAATGGACGGAAAAGCGACGATCGCAAAGCTTGACATTGAAAATGCTCAGGAAACCACAGCGGATCTTGGAGTCACTTCTATTCCAACCATCATTCTTTTTAAAGATGGTGCAGAAGTTCGCCGAGTTGTTGGCTTAAAAGATATTGATGCGTTGCGACAGTTGATCACAGCCGCTCTCTAA
- a CDS encoding FKBP-type peptidyl-prolyl cis-trans isomerase — translation MIKKSRIWALVALSSLFLQAGALSADQTATQQESKPAQAAPQEIDIMKLSEAFGNFIGRNLNAPGIKFDLESIIKGMRDGAANKPSPLTDQEYETMMTQLQAKAYTELASENLKAANQFLKDNLKTANLVEIEPGKLQYVIVEAGHEPTVTEHASPLVKYTGKYIDGSVFGSSDDTGGPITVPLDQTIPGFSKGILGMKEGEKRKLFVHPDLGYGTSGHLSPNSLLIFDVEVIKSDNSAEDKSKPLPDFSDENSDKNSR, via the coding sequence ATGATTAAGAAAAGTCGCATATGGGCTCTTGTTGCTCTATCAAGCCTATTTCTTCAAGCTGGTGCTCTTTCTGCTGATCAAACAGCAACTCAACAGGAGTCTAAACCTGCGCAAGCAGCTCCTCAAGAGATCGACATCATGAAACTTTCTGAAGCATTCGGTAACTTTATTGGTCGTAATTTGAATGCTCCAGGCATTAAGTTCGATCTCGAAAGCATCATTAAAGGAATGCGAGATGGGGCAGCCAATAAACCGTCACCATTGACAGATCAAGAATACGAAACAATGATGACTCAGTTGCAAGCAAAGGCTTACACAGAGCTAGCGAGTGAAAATTTAAAGGCTGCTAATCAGTTTTTAAAGGATAACCTCAAAACAGCAAATCTCGTGGAAATTGAGCCAGGCAAGCTTCAGTATGTGATCGTCGAAGCAGGCCATGAGCCAACAGTCACAGAACATGCTTCTCCTCTTGTTAAATATACAGGAAAGTATATTGATGGATCCGTTTTCGGAAGCTCAGATGACACTGGAGGCCCTATTACAGTACCTCTAGACCAAACAATACCAGGCTTTAGCAAAGGTATTTTAGGGATGAAAGAAGGGGAAAAACGTAAACTGTTCGTGCACCCTGATTTAGGCTACGGCACTTCAGGACATCTTTCTCCAAACTCACTCCTCATTTTTGACGTTGAAGTGATTAAATCAGATAACAGTGCGGAAGACAAATCCAAGCCTTTACCTGATTTTTCTGATGAAAATTCAGACAAAAATTCTCGCTAA
- a CDS encoding tRNA (cytidine(34)-2'-O)-methyltransferase — translation MAVVLFQPQIPQNTGNVVRTCAVTGQNLILIGPLGFSITDRWLKRAGLDYWEGVNVQVLDNLEELLDRTSENFYFFSSHATQNYTDVSYQPKDLLIFGAETHGLPESITNKWPNRCVKIPMVSGVRCLNLATSVGIGVYEAWRQQGFKKE, via the coding sequence GTGGCTGTTGTTCTTTTCCAACCTCAAATTCCTCAAAATACAGGGAATGTTGTACGTACTTGTGCTGTAACGGGACAAAATCTCATCTTAATTGGTCCCCTCGGCTTTTCCATAACTGATCGCTGGCTAAAACGGGCGGGGCTCGATTATTGGGAAGGTGTCAATGTTCAGGTTCTAGACAATCTTGAAGAGTTGTTAGACAGAACCTCTGAAAATTTCTATTTCTTTTCAAGCCATGCCACACAAAACTACACAGATGTAAGCTATCAACCCAAAGATCTACTTATCTTTGGCGCTGAAACACATGGACTGCCCGAATCGATTACAAACAAATGGCCGAATCGTTGTGTGAAAATTCCTATGGTCTCTGGTGTGCGTTGCTTGAATTTAGCAACATCAGTAGGAATAGGCGTCTATGAAGCATGGAGACAACAAGGATTTAAAAAAGAATAA